The Lonchura striata isolate bLonStr1 chromosome 5, bLonStr1.mat, whole genome shotgun sequence genome window below encodes:
- the HSP90B1 gene encoding LOW QUALITY PROTEIN: endoplasmin (The sequence of the model RefSeq protein was modified relative to this genomic sequence to represent the inferred CDS: inserted 3 bases in 2 codons; deleted 2 bases in 1 codon), which translates to MGAGHAPTAGNRTWKVTIGGXTAARPAFPSSLLAACLAWCAAIGERRGPPHPGVDKPEGEGRGRSSGVGGGXGTGSGARGGGAGGSSLVSAAAMKSAWGLALACVLLLAVSVRADEVDVDGTVEDDLGKSREGSRTDDEVVQREEEAIQLDGLNASQIKEIREKSEKFAFQAEVNRMMKLIINSLYKNKEIFLRELISNASDALDKIRLISLTDENALAGNEELTVKIKCDKEKNMLHVTDTGIGMTKEELVKNLGTIAKSGTSEFLNKMTEMQDDSQSTSELIGQFGVGFYSAFLVADRVIVTSKHNNDTQHIWESDSNEFSVISDPRGNTLGRGTTITLVLKEEASDYLELDTVKNLVKKYSQFINFPIYVWSSKTETVEEPIEEEEAKEKEEETDDEAAVEEEEEEKKPKTKKVEKTVWDWELMNDIKPIWQRPSKEVEEDEYKAFYKTFSKEHDDPMAYIHFTAEGEVTFKSILFVPNSAPRGLFDEYGSKKSDFIKLYVRRVFITDDFHDMMPKYLNFVKGVVDSDDLPLNVSRETLQQHKLLKVIRKKLVRKTLDMIKKIAEEKYNDTFWKEFGTNVKLGVIEDHSNRTRLAKLLRFQSSHHESNLTSLDQYVERMKEKQDKIYFMAGASRKEAESSPFVERLLKKGYEVIYLTEPVDEYCIQALPEFDGKRFQNVAKEGVKFEESEKSKESREALEKEFEPLLNWMKDKALKDKIEKAVLSQRLTQSPCALVASQYGWSGNMERIMKAQAYQTGKDISTNYYASQKKTFEINPRHPLIKDMLRRVKENEDDKTVSDLAVVLFETATLRSGYMLPDTKEYGDRIERMLRLSLNIDLDAKVDEEPEEPEDAAEEAEQDEEEVDADAEDSETQKESTDVKDEL; encoded by the exons ATGGGCGCCGGCCACGCTCCGACCGCAGGAAACCGCACATGGAAAGTCACGATTGGCGG GACGGCTGCACGCCCCGCCTTCCCGAGCTCTCTATTGGCTGCGTGTTTGGCGTGGTGCGCTGCTATTGGG GAGCGGCGCGGGCCCCCCCACCCTGGGGTTGATAAGCCGGAGGGGGAGGGCCGCGGCCGCTCCAGTGGGGTCGGCGGCG GCGGGACGGGCTCGggagcgcggggcggcggcgccgggggctCTTCTCTTGTCTCTGCGGCCGCCATGAAGTCGGCCTGGGGGCTCGCTCTAGCGTGTGTGCTGCTTCTGGCCG TGTCGGTCAGAGCCGATGAGGTGGATGTAGATGGGACCGTGGAAGATGACTTGGGCAAAAGCAGAGAAGGGTCTCGGACGGATGATGAAGTTGTTCAGAG AGAGGAAGAAGCTATCCAACTAGATGGCCTAAATGCATCCCAGATCaaagaaatcagagaaaaatctgAGAAGTTTGCATTTCAAGCAGAAGTGAACAGAATGATGAAGCTAATTATCAattctttatataaaaataaagag ATTTTCCTGCGGGAACTTATTTCAAATGCGTCAGATGCTTTAGATAAGATACGGTTGATATCATTAACTGATGAAAATGCTCTTGCTGGCAACGAGGAACTTACAGTCAAAATCAAG tgtgataAAGAGAAGAACATGCTTCATGTTACAGACACGGGTATTGGCATGACAAAGGAGGAGTTAGTTAAAAACTTGGGTACCATTGCAAAGTCTGGTACAAGTGAATTTTTAAACAAGATGACTGAAATGCAGGATGATAGCCAGTCAACATCTGAGTTAATTGGCCAGTTTGGTGTTGGCTTTTATTCTGCTTTCTTAGTAGCAGACAGAGTTATTGTCACATCAAAACACAACAATGATACTCAGCATATTTGGGAGTCAGATTCAAATGAATTTTCTGTGATCAGTGACCCAAGAGGGAACACCTTAGGACGTGGCACAACCATAAC cctTGTCTTGAAGGAGGAAGCATCTGATTACCTTGAGCTGGACACTGTTAAAAATCTAGTGAAGAAATACTCCCAGTTCATAAACTTCCCCATATATGTATGGAGCAGCAAG ACAGAGACTGTTGAAGAACCCATTGAAGAGGAGGaagcaaaggagaaagaagaagaaacagaTGATGAAGCAGCAgttgaagaagaggaggaagaaaagaaacccaaaactAAGAAG GTTGAAAAGACTGTCTGGGACTGGGAGCTCATGAATGATATAAAACCAATCTGGCAGAGACCATCTAAAGAAGTTGAAGAAGATGAATACAAAGCTTTTTACAAAACCTTTTCCAAG GAACACGATGACCCGATGGCATACATCCACTTCACTGCTGAAGGGGAAGTAACTTTCAAATCCATCTTGTTTGTTCCTAATTCTGCTCCACGTGGACTGTTTGATGAATATGGATCCAAAAAAAGTGACTTCATTAAG CTGTACGTTCGAAGAGTGTTCATCACTGATGACTTCCATGACATGATGCCCAAGTATCTTAACTTCGTTAAGGGTGTT GTGGATTCTGATGATCTTCCTTTGAATGTATCCCGTGAAACACTTCAGCAGCACAAATTGTTAAAG GTGATCAGAAAGAAACTTGTCCGCAAAACTCTTGATATGATCAAGAAAATTGCAGAGGAAAAATACAATGACACATTCTGGAAAGAGTTTGGTACTAATGTGAAGCTTGGTGTCATTGAGGATCACTCCAATCGTACCCGGCTCGCTAAACTTCTGCGCTTCCAGTCTTCTCATCATGAAAGTAACCTCACAAGCCTTGATCAGTATGTGGAAAGAATGAAAGAGAAGCAAGATAAAATCTATTTCATGGCTGGTGCCAGCAGAAAGGAG GCTGAGTCCTCACCATTTGTTGAGCGTTTGCTGAAAAAGGGCTATGAAGTGATCTACCTGACTGAACCTGTAGATGAATACTGCATTCAGGCTTTGCCAGAGTTCGATGGCAAGAGGTTTCAAAATGTAGCAAAAGAAGGAGTTAAGTTTGAAGAAAGTGAAAAGTCTAAAGAGAGTCGGGAAGCCTTGGAAAAAGAATTTGAGCCCCTCTTAAACTGGATGAAAGACAAAGCTCTCAAAGACAAG attGAGAAAGCTGTGCTATCTCAGCGTTTAACCCAATCTCCATGTGCTCTTGTGGCTAGTCAGTATGGATGGTCTGGTAACATGGAAAGAATCATGAAGGCTCAAGCTTACCAGACTGGGAAGGATATATCTACAAA TTACTATGCCAGCCAAAAGAAGACATTTGAAATTAACCCCAGGCATCCACTGATCAAGGACATGCTGAGGAGAGTCAAG GAGAATGAAGACGACAAAACTGTTTCAGATCTTGCAGTGGTATTGTTTGAAACTGCAACTCTGAGATCAGGATATATGTTGCCAGACACTAAGGAATACGGAGACAGAATAGAAAGGATGCTTCGTTTGAGTTTAAACATTGACCTGGATGCAAAG GTGGATGAGGAACCTGAAGAGCCTGAAGATGCAGCTGAGGAGGCAGAACAGGATGAAGAGGAAGTGGATGCTGATGCAGAGGATAGTGAAACACAGAAG GAATCCACAGATGTGAAAGATGAACTGTAA